The nucleotide window GACAGCACCGTCGAACGACGGTCCGGTCCGCCGGACGACACCGACAACCCAATGGGGGGATCTTCACGTGACTTCACGACTTCGCCTGGGTGCACTCGTCGCGAGTGCGCTCCTGTTCGCGGGCCTGCTGGCCGGTTGCTCGAGCTCGGATGACGAATCCGCCGGCGGCACCGTCCAACTCAACCTGCCGGACGGCCGTCAGGTCACGATCCCGGACACCCCGGAGCGGATCGTCACGCTGGGCGACCAGTGGACCGACGTCGTGCTGTCGTTCGGCGAGACCCCGGTCGGCTACTACGACTACTCGAAGTCGGCGACCGGCGAGATGCAGCCCTGGTACGGCGAGAAACTGGCCGACGCCACGTTCATCGACCCCACCAAGGGCGACGACGCGACCACCATCGCCAAGCTCGATCCGGATCTCATCTTCGCGCCGGGCTTCGCGTCGGACAGCCCGGAGTTCCAGCAGATCTCCAAGCTGGCGCCGACGGTGAACGCCATCAGCGACCAGGAGATCGATCCCTGGCAGGACATGGTCACCGTGATGGGCACGGTGCTGCACGATCCGGACAAGGCGAAGTCGATCATCGACGACACCAACGCCAAGATCGCCGCGGTGACCGAGGAGTACCCGGGCCTGAAGGGCAAGACCTACGCCTTCGCCTTCATGTACGGCCCCGATCAGCTGTCCGTCCTCGGTGACGAGAACGACGGCGCCGCAAAACTGTTCACCTCGCTCGGCATGAAGATGGCACCCAAGCTGGTCGCCGAGTACCGGCGGACCGGCCAGCCGCGTTTCGGACTGAGCACCGAGAACATCCCGATGCTCGACGCCGATGTGCTCGTCGTGGCCACCGCCACGCCCGAGCAGGCGGAGACCCTGAAGTCGCTGCCCGGGTACAAGAACCTGAAGGCGGTCAAGGACAACGCCGTCACCTTCATGACCCAGTCGCAGATCACCGGTCTGAACGCACCGACGCCGAACTCGATCCCGTACGTGCTCGACCTGCTCAAGCCGTCCTTCGCCGCGGCGTCCAGCTGATCCGAGCGGTGTCATCCGAACTCGCCCTCCGCGATATGCGGAGGGCGAGTTCGTTTTCTGGGTCACCGGACCCTTCGTGGCTCGTCGCTATCGCTCCTCGCACCTCAGGGAGCAGAGGGGTGCTCGCGGCTATCGCTCCTCGCACCTCAGGGAGCAGAGGGGGGCTCGCGGCTATCGCTCCTCGCACCTCAGGGAGCAGAGGGGGGCTCGCGGCTTTCGCTCCTCGCACCTCAGGGAGCAGAGCGAAGCGAGTCCGCCCGCTCCCTGAGGTGCGAGCGAAGCGAGCCTCGAAGGGTCCTGGTGAGATGAGTCGCCAAACCCTTCGTGGCTCGTCGCTTGCGCTCCTCGCACCTCAGGGAGCGGAGGGGTGCTCGCGGCTTTCGCTCCTCGCACCTCAGGGAGCAGTGGCTCAGCAG belongs to Gordonia sp. KTR9 and includes:
- a CDS encoding ABC transporter substrate-binding protein codes for the protein MTSRLRLGALVASALLFAGLLAGCSSSDDESAGGTVQLNLPDGRQVTIPDTPERIVTLGDQWTDVVLSFGETPVGYYDYSKSATGEMQPWYGEKLADATFIDPTKGDDATTIAKLDPDLIFAPGFASDSPEFQQISKLAPTVNAISDQEIDPWQDMVTVMGTVLHDPDKAKSIIDDTNAKIAAVTEEYPGLKGKTYAFAFMYGPDQLSVLGDENDGAAKLFTSLGMKMAPKLVAEYRRTGQPRFGLSTENIPMLDADVLVVATATPEQAETLKSLPGYKNLKAVKDNAVTFMTQSQITGLNAPTPNSIPYVLDLLKPSFAAASS